A genomic region of Colletotrichum destructivum chromosome 1, complete sequence contains the following coding sequences:
- a CDS encoding Putative 2EXR domain-containing protein — MAPRGKKTRAKNVTKKKNSIADVAGDLTQNAETVSPSLPEKDISKNYFRRLPIEIRQMIYALAVIDQDVIEPLQVENRSNKFCGGQTAAKAFSSLLLTCRMFREELQDRPDFYQENTFRFNSYQNLATFLAALSPAHRSMVRNIRFAIKGWRPPCELKFLQSAATLLSHCTSFRSLSIIASVNVAGTGPGLIPHAYFAFLLREFQSLCSSSMHLGGNDWRRLRTQSVQHFEILFEGWSLKQGHRTFLVGGLGASADHGNLRFSGEQGFVDTDAGLVDLVQRLNSHLLELGTFCRSKYVINKPIFGRRFQEALVCLELDVFGDNRACQSHQSCMVSHGTRSRTQRAKQLSSNGVLPRVTENPKYIDTYESEDSDCIFDD; from the exons ATGGCGCCAAGAGGCAAGAAGACCAGGGCCAAGAACGTgaccaagaagaaaaacagcATTGCAGATGTTGCTGGCGATTTGACGCAGAATGCAGAGACAGTTTCACCTTCCCTGCCGGAGAAAGATATCAGCAAGAACTACTTTCGCCGCCTTCCAATTGAG ATACGTCAAATGATCTACGCCTTGGCTGTCATCGATCAAGACGTTATTGAGCCACTTCAGGTTGAAAACCGATCAAACAAGTTCTGCGGAGGTCAAACCGCTGCAAAGGCCTTTTCCAGTCTGCTCTTAACCTGCCGGATGTTTCGTGAGGAACTTCAGGATCGCCCTGACTTCTACCAG GAAAACACTTTTCGATTTAATAGTTATCAGAATTTGGCTACCTTCCTGGCAGCCTTGTCTCCAGCTCATCGTTCCATGGTTCGCAACATTCGCTTTGCGATAAAAGGATGGAGACCTCCCTGCGAACTCAAGTTCCTGCAATCGGCAGCAACATTGCTCTCTCACTGCACCTCATTCCGGTCACTTAGCATAATTGCTTCTGTCAATGTCGCAGGCACAGGCCCAGGACTTATACCGCATGCCTACTTCGCATTTCTACTTAGAGAGTTTCAGTCACTCTGTTCCAGTTCCATGCATCTAGGTGGGAATGACTGGAGAAGACTGCGCACCCAGAGTGTGCAGCATTTTGAGATATTGTTTGAGGGATGGAGCCTCAAGCAGGGGCACCGGACGTTTCTTGTTGGCGGGTTGGGGGCCTCTGCCGATCATGGAAACCTCAGATTCTCCGGAGAGCAAGGGTTCGTCGACACGGACGCTGGCCTGGTTGACTTGGTTCAACGTCTCAACAGTCACCTCTTGGAGTTGGGTACATTCTGCAGGTCGAAATACGTCATCAACAAGCCAATCTTTGGCAGACGTTTCCAGGAAGCACTGGTCTGCCTTGAACTGGACGTGTTTGGCGACAATCGTGCTTGCCAGTCCCACCAGTCCTGTATGGTAAGCCACGGAACCCGAAGCCGAACGCAAAGAGCGAAGCAACTGTCATCGAACGGGGTGTTGCCGAGGGTTACAGAGAATCCCAAGTACATTGACACATATGAGAGCGAGGACAGTGATTGCATTTTCGACGATTGA
- a CDS encoding Putative RNA recognition motif domain, nucleotide-binding alpha-beta plait domain superfamily, producing MADNGPASNPAQLPPPPQPNAGAPGYENGQNGQSNPAHMPPPPLHIPQNTNPIPTAITSPMSGVDKVMSPGSAGGFGRRAAPEPNKRALYVGGLDQRVTEDVLRQIFETTGHVQNVKIIPDKNAKGYNYGFVEYDDPGAAERAMQTLNGRRVHQSEIRVNWAYQSNTSSKEDTSNHFHIFVGDLSNEVNDEILTQAFSAFGSVSEARVMWDMKTGRSRGYGFVAFRDRPDAEKALSSMDGEWLGSRAIRCNWANQKGQPSIAQQQAMQAMGLTPTTPFGHHQFPAHGVASYEVVLAQTPSWQTTCYVGNLTPYTTPNDVVPLFQNFGYVVESRFQADRGFAFIKMDSHESAAMAICQMNGYNVNGRPLKCSWGKDKTPNPQGGAAGFDPSQQAYSPQSASGPGYPGTPTAYFPQYGGQYGGQHGNYGGPAAQSPAGYGAQPMGYGGPQSAGGYGRGQQPPNAQWPQGPQGQNFNNGFAGYQG from the exons ATGGCGGACAACGGACCTGCTTCGAACCCGGCGCAgctgccccctcccccccagcCGAACGCCGGGGCTCCAGGTTACGAGAATGGCCAGAATGGCCAGTCGAACCCGGCGCACATgccaccccctcctctccataTCCCGCAGAACACCAACCCGATCCCGACTGCCATCACTTCGCCCATGTCTGGCGTTGATAAGGTCATGTCGCCCGGCAGCGCTGGTGGCTTTGgtcgccgcgccgccccCGAGCCTAATAAGCGGGCGTTGTACGTTGGAGGCTTGGACCAGCGTGTCACCGAGGATGTCCTCCGCCAGATCTTTGAGACGACTGGTCACGTCCAAAATGTCAAGATCATTCCCGACAAGAAT GCGAAGGGCTACAACTACGGGTTCGTCGAATATGATGACCCCGGTGCGGCTGAACGCGCCATGCAGACCTTGAATGGAAGACGTGTGCACCAATCC GAAATTCGTGTCAACTGGGCGTATCAGTCCAACACCTCCAGCAAGGAGGACACCTCGAATCACTTCCACATCTTTGTTGGCGATCTCAGCAACGAAGTCAACGACGAGATCTTGACCCAGGCTTTCTCTGCCTTTGGCTCCGTGTCGGAAGCTCGCGTCATGTGGGACATGAAGACAGGGCGCTCCCGTGGATACGGCTTTGTTGCGTTCAGAGACCGACCGGACGCCGAAAAGGCCCTGAGCTCCATGGACGGAGAGTGGCTTGGCTCGCGGGCCATCCGTTGCAATTGGGCAAACCAAAAGGGCCAGCCGTCTATtgcgcagcagcaggctaTGCAGGCTATGGGCCTGACGCCTACGACGCCCTTCGGCCACCACCAGTTTCCAGCCCACGGCGTGGCGAGCTATGAAGTTGTCCTCGCGCAAACGCCCTCATGGCAAACCACCTGCTATGTGGGCAACTTAACTCCTTACACCACGCCAAACGATGTTGTTCCTCTCTTCCAAAACTTTGGCTACGTTGTCGAGTCTCGTTTCCAGGCGGACCGGGGATTTGCTTTCATCAAGATGGACAGCCACGAGAGTGCAGCCATGGCCATCTGCCAGATGAACGGATATAATGTTAATGGACGGCCCCTGAAATGCAGC TGGGGCAAGGACAAGACCCCGAACCCTCAGGGCGGCGCAGCCGGCTTTGACCCTTCGCAACAAGCATACAGCCCCCAGAGTGCCTCCGGACCGGGCTACCCCGGCACCCCGACGGCCTACTTCCCGCAATATGGTG GTCAATACGGCGGTCAGCACGGCAACTACGGCGGTCCAGCTGCTCAATCCCCGGCCGGTTATGGAGCGCAGCCGATGGGGTACGGCGGACCGCAGAGCGCCGGAGGCTATGGCCGTGGCCAACAGCCACCTAACGCCCAGTGGCCTCAGGGGCCCCAAGGACAGAACTTCAACAACGGCTTCGCCGGGTACCAGGGCTGA